From the genome of Triticum aestivum cultivar Chinese Spring chromosome 3B, IWGSC CS RefSeq v2.1, whole genome shotgun sequence, one region includes:
- the LOC123066470 gene encoding CASP-like protein 5B3 gives MKRVVGSPGTWSGMALRLSQCVFAAASTFAMVSGFSYSNYSAYFYMSLALILQLMWSLGLACKDIFALRNKKDLHTRDNVLIIVMVDWVVAVFMFSGACASASLTIFLMWDVHFCETYSKLACRQFALSAVLAFITWLLQAASSFSAFWLLVSFY, from the exons ATGAAGCGCGTAGTGGGGAGCCCGGGGACATGGAGCGGCATGGCACTGCGGCTGTCGCAGTGCGTCTTCGCCGCCGCGTCCACCTTCGCCATGGTCTCCGGCTTCAGCTACTCCAACTACAGCGCCTACTT CTACATGAGTCTAGCGTTGATCCTGCAGCTGATGTGGAGTTTGGGCCTTGCTTGTAAGGATATCTTTGCTCTAAGGAATAAAAAGGATCTTCACACCCGAGATAATGTATTGATCATTGTTATGGTTGACTGG GTCGTGGCGGTTTTCATGTTCTCAGGAGCCTGTGCCTCCGCGAGCCTGACAATTTTCTTGATGTGGGATGTGCACTTCTGTGAGACATACTCGAAGCTGGCCTGCCGGCAGTTCGCGCTTTCGGCCGTCCTGGCGTTCATCACATGGTTGCTGCAAGCTGCGTCTTCTTTCTCCGCGTTCTGGCTACTGGTTTCGTTCTACTAG